In Apostichopus japonicus isolate 1M-3 chromosome 3, ASM3797524v1, whole genome shotgun sequence, a single genomic region encodes these proteins:
- the LOC139965710 gene encoding exosome complex component RRP41-like isoform X1: protein MHHQILLWPNPFGVPYSEPSSCHWSLYNCSGISTHTVLKFACAFTVPNACCVVRCKRIPVVAQITLMSGLELLSDQGFRLDGRRPHELRKIQCKMGVFKQADGSAYIEQGNTKALATVYGPHEVTGSRSKIEHDKVLINCQYSMATFSTGERRSRSKGDRKSQEMQLHLKKTFEAAILTQLYPRSQIDIYVQILQADGGNYSACVNAATLAIIDAGIPMKDFVCASTAGFVSDTPIVDISYLEESQGGPELVVALLPKSDQIVEFQVNSRLHLDNFENVLDMAVKGCKDIHAVLSRAVKENVSELASHMNKT from the exons ATGCATCATCAGATCCTCCTATGGCCAAATCCATTTGGCGTCCCATACAGTGAACCCTCCTCATGCCACTGGTCGTTATACAACTGTAGCGGAATTAGTACACACACTGTTCTCAAATTTGCATGTGCGTTCACCGTACCCAATGCTTGTTGTGTCGTGAGATGTAAAAG AATACCGGTTGTAGCGCAAATTACATTGATGTCTGGATTGGAGTTGCTGTCAGACCAGGGCTTTCGCTTGGATGGGAGACGTCCCCATGAACTGAGGAAGATCCAGTGTAAGATGGGAGTATTCAAGCAGGCTGATGGATCTGCTTACATTGAACAAGGGAACACCAAAGCTTTGGCAACAGTTTATGGACCACATGAG GTTACAGGAAGCAGAAGCAAGATTGAACATGATAAAGTTCTGATCAATTGTCAATACAGCATGGCAACCTTCAGCACCGGTGAGAGGCGGAGTCGCTCAAAAGGTGACAGAAAATCACAAGAAATGCAGCTTCATCTCAAGAAAACGTTTGAAGCGGCCATCTTGACACAGCTCTATCCAAGGTCACAGATTGATATCTATGTACAG ATCCTTCAGGCTGACGGTGGCAACTACTCTGCCTGTGTTAATGCTGCTACTCTGGCAATCATCGATGCCGGCATACCTATGAAGGACTTTGTCTGTGCCTCGACTGCCGGCTTCGTTAGTGACACCCCTATCGTTGACATCAGTTACCTGGAGGAGTCTCAAGGTGGACCAGAGCTTGTGGTTGCACTGCTACCAAAGTCAGATCAAATTGTTGAATTTCAAGTGAATTCCAGGCTCCATTTGgacaactttgaaaatgttttagATATGGCTGTGAAAGGTTGTAAGGATATCCATGCTGTACTGAGTAGAGCGGTCAAAGAGAATGTTAGTGAATTGGCTAGTCATATGAACAAAACCTGA
- the LOC139965710 gene encoding exosome complex component RRP41-like isoform X2 produces the protein MSGLELLSDQGFRLDGRRPHELRKIQCKMGVFKQADGSAYIEQGNTKALATVYGPHEVTGSRSKIEHDKVLINCQYSMATFSTGERRSRSKGDRKSQEMQLHLKKTFEAAILTQLYPRSQIDIYVQILQADGGNYSACVNAATLAIIDAGIPMKDFVCASTAGFVSDTPIVDISYLEESQGGPELVVALLPKSDQIVEFQVNSRLHLDNFENVLDMAVKGCKDIHAVLSRAVKENVSELASHMNKT, from the exons ATGTCTGGATTGGAGTTGCTGTCAGACCAGGGCTTTCGCTTGGATGGGAGACGTCCCCATGAACTGAGGAAGATCCAGTGTAAGATGGGAGTATTCAAGCAGGCTGATGGATCTGCTTACATTGAACAAGGGAACACCAAAGCTTTGGCAACAGTTTATGGACCACATGAG GTTACAGGAAGCAGAAGCAAGATTGAACATGATAAAGTTCTGATCAATTGTCAATACAGCATGGCAACCTTCAGCACCGGTGAGAGGCGGAGTCGCTCAAAAGGTGACAGAAAATCACAAGAAATGCAGCTTCATCTCAAGAAAACGTTTGAAGCGGCCATCTTGACACAGCTCTATCCAAGGTCACAGATTGATATCTATGTACAG ATCCTTCAGGCTGACGGTGGCAACTACTCTGCCTGTGTTAATGCTGCTACTCTGGCAATCATCGATGCCGGCATACCTATGAAGGACTTTGTCTGTGCCTCGACTGCCGGCTTCGTTAGTGACACCCCTATCGTTGACATCAGTTACCTGGAGGAGTCTCAAGGTGGACCAGAGCTTGTGGTTGCACTGCTACCAAAGTCAGATCAAATTGTTGAATTTCAAGTGAATTCCAGGCTCCATTTGgacaactttgaaaatgttttagATATGGCTGTGAAAGGTTGTAAGGATATCCATGCTGTACTGAGTAGAGCGGTCAAAGAGAATGTTAGTGAATTGGCTAGTCATATGAACAAAACCTGA
- the LOC139965708 gene encoding protein LSM14 homolog B-like, which yields MANMTPYFGSKISLISKSDIRYEGYLYAIDTEKSTVTLSRVGSFGTENRPTTKPVAKTNEIYNFIVFRGYDIKDLHVAEPPKAPSPPVSSTLPQDPAILQHSGTTTTTAASGLPPPSMPPGPYGSPYAPLGHHPFAPMVPSHFAGPPGPPGAGLHGFGVRASPPLPRRSPTMEQAVQASGPISPEKQGTSEGGRSDESKEGDKRSRSGSNQKRKSSREEREQHGERSYQRQTSRDSQRPRDNREHQVHNQRDYRESQHRGGEDNRDVRENRDGNRDGNRDGNRDGNRDGNRDGNRDGRDSRDGNRDGNRDGRDTRDSSYRDYRRNDRQPFRGGQPRRSRGGRGYGRRGGAGQNIAVGNDFDFDNAQLDKKALEDEFQKLKIVNGETKKEEDSGNETQPSELHEEEDQETYDPDKSFFDNISCESTGGRERNNWRQERKMNVETFGVSSSRGRGRGRGGYRGYNGGYRGYRGGYRGGYNNYRDNRSYYGGQSRGQRNVTSSSRNWRSGGYGNNDLKRDKTGAKEEGTVEA from the exons ATGGCTAACATGACTCCATATTTTGGCAGTAAAATAAGCCTCATTTCGAAGTCAGATATTCGTTATGAAGGTTATTTGTACGCCATTGATACTGAGAAGTCGACGGTAACCCTTTCTCGGG TGGGATCGTTTGGCACAGAGAATCGTCCCACCACTAAACCTGTGGCTAAGACCAATGAAATATACAACTTCATTGTGTTCAGAGGATATGATATCAAGGACCTCCATGTAGCTGAACCACCAAAGGCCCCTTCACCTCCAGTAAGCTCTACACTACCACAAGATCCAGCCATTTTGCAG CATTCTGGCACCACCACAACCACAGCTGCCTCTGGTTTGCCTCCGCCCTCAATGCCTCCTGGGCCATATGGATCACCCTATGCTCCTCTAGGACACCACCCATTTGCTCCTATGGTCCCATCACATTTTGCAGGACCACCCGGACCACCTGGTGCAGGTCTCCATG GTTTTGGAGTGCGGGCCTCACCACCACTGCCTAGGCGGTCCCCTACCATGGAGCAAGCAGTGCAGGCATCTGGCCCCATCTCTCCAGAGAAGCAGGGAACATCGGAAGGAGGTCGGTCAGATGAGAGCAAAGAAGGAGATAAACGATCAAGATCAGGATCCAACCAAAAGAGAAAAa GTTCTAGAGAAGAGCGAGAGCAGCACGGGGAGAGGTCCTACCAACGTCAGACCAGCAGAGATTCGCAGAGACCAAGAGACAATCGTGAACACCAGGTACACAACCAGAGAGACTACAGAGAGTCTCAGCATCGTGGGGGTGAGGACAACAGAGATGTCCGAGAAAATAGAGATGGCAACAGAGATGGCAACAGAGATGGCAACAGAGATGGCAACAGAGATGGCAACAGAGATGGCAACAGAGATGGCAGAGACAGCAGAGATGGCAACAGAGATGGCAACAGAGATGGCAGGGACACCAGGGACAGCAGCTATAGGGATTACAGACGGAACGATCGACAGCCATTCAGag GAGGCCAACCTCGCAGATCGCGGGGAGGAAGAGGTTACGGCCGTAGAGGCGGTGCAGGACAAAACATAGCTGTAGGCAACGACTTTGACTTTGATAACGCACAGCTAGATAAGAAGGCATTAGAGGATGAATTTCAGAAGCTCAAGATTG TTAATGGCGAGACAAAGAAAGAGGAAGACTCTGGTAATGAGACCCAGCCGAGTGAACTTCACGAAGAGGAAGATCAAGAAACCTACGACCCAGATAAATCTTTCTTTGATAACATCTCATGTGAATCAACTGGAGG AAGAGAGCGTAACAATTGGCGCCAGGAGCGTAAGATGAACGTTGAGACGTTTGGTGTTTCATCTAGTAGAGGTCGAGGAAGAGGCAGAGGAGGGTATCGTGGTTACAACGGAGGGTACAGAGGTTACAGGGGAGGATATCGCGGTGGGTACAATAATTACCGTGACAACCGTTCCTACTACGGGGGACAATCCAGAGGTCAGAGAAATGTGACTAGTTCTTCCAGAAATTGGCGAAGTGGTGGCTACGGGAATAATGATCTGAAGAGAGACAAG ACTGGAGCAAAAGAAGAGGGTACCGTCGAGGCATAA
- the LOC139965703 gene encoding uncharacterized protein isoform X1 produces MVSKDELIFSFSWQMSGRWLPVLLVFITVKFHIANGNDNTTEDTATTQDAFTPGPMAKDQRLEALAIELNERRSQSFNLSIYSVSSDYDGVPLSILEQVYFTSDYLMNVTSRPTFTTIEEIVRTLSIVIDVLDDPTVAMTTHEVLCTTQLVEDITTMIFLEMTASDFDDFGIFSTIMSSIIEICDALIDVKQHHNWDDIRTVYPGVSMVVGIVDTVSLTVANMLQVPGSIYSNVKNIEFSLQLDVWSNFSDSDWILQVNDGEGIAVPKPIIKTIEFEDDEVVALVAVFYRNVSQLMGKNVTKKSVSNEILTNSNYKPALLAFDVISATAVKVPDLSGTEIPVTYRLRHDTMDKANDTEILCVWWDFTQAEENGGLWSKDGCSWVEKSSNAESSQCYCNHTTNFGLLIQKHDIEVTDYAMINFSWAIPIAAGVTIIPIIPFIFLLLYLSTINSKRRLTQIMFLVNFVIANLLIACTKLGKFHLYACIGINFATHYFLVASFTWSMVVSLVLFTRLVHCIRREMKTWQCLLIGLVFPLLPVSGMGGYKYLEYGVWRWCWINYDSYILYAYVGPIGLTCLFSLICQLISLRALHAASKLPLFVREKEEVFRIRGTCFCFLVIQLVQIIFVGLLYYWYTSSYRDYLGWVLVILFALRGYVIVYAELKFNKELKIAWKLKKNPPKVLEDHHDIWADDIDQDNHEEEYKNGARRKFQRDDTKMSVDDIDEHDADSVYSSRPGTRNSIATVQGLDVKYVPQKTNYFAKLKQMQERSENDQLQPLNRDYRQADGESRGRNSAASQGRRSTEMVASKKPKPGRSSGKDDARLPSGSYVNRKKKSVSKLAENLPKSPAPKTPIMLHTPRLPGSPDDPEEFDLEVTSPNGRRTGDGASPLDTERKSPEGYSGEDDGYDNEGYDEEGEYYDYDDYEDGEYDEDYDGEYYEGEEYTDEYD; encoded by the exons aTGGTTTCCAAAGATGAATTAATCTTCTCTTTCTCTTGGCAGATGTCTGGAAGGTGGCTACCAGTCCTGTTAGTATTTATCACAG TAAAGTTTCATATTGCCAATGGCAATGACAACACGACGGAGGATACCGCTACAACTCAAGATGCTTTTACCCCGGGGCCAATGGCCAAGGACCAGCGACTGGAGGCCTTGGCCATAGAACTGAACGAAAGACGCTCTCAGTCCTTCAACCTGAGTATTTATTCCGTCTCTAGCGATTACGATGGTGTGCCTCTGTCT ATACTTGAACAAGTCTACTTTACGAGTGACTACCTCATGAATGTCACTTCCCGTCCTACATTCACGACTATTGAAGAGATCGTTAGGACGCTCTCTATAGTCATTGACGTCCTGGATGATCCCACGGTTGCCATGACTACCCACGAAGTGCTCTGTACAACTCAACTTGTCGAAGATATTACCACGATGATATTCTTAGAAATGACTGCATCAGATTTTGACGATTTTGGTATATTTTCTACGATCATGTCG AGCATCATAGAAATATGCGACGCCCTTATCGATGTGAAGCAACATCATAACTGGGATGACATTAGAACG GTTTACCCCGGTGTATCGATGGTTGTCGGCATTGTAGATACGGTGTCTCTTACGGTTGCTAATATGCTACAAGTACCGGGCTCTATTTATTCCAACGTCAAAAACATCG AGTTTTCTCTACAGTTGGATGTATGGAGTAATTTCAGCGACTCTGACTGGATTCTACAAGTCAATGATGGTGAGGGTATTGCAGTACCGAAACCAATCATAAAAACTATCGAATTTGAAG ATGACGAGGTTGTAGCCCTTGTTGCAGTCTTCTACAGGAATGTCTCGCAACTTATGGGGAAAAACGTCACAAAGAAGTCGGTATCCAATGAGATTTTAACAAACAG TAATTACAAACCAGCTCTGTTGGCTTTTGACGTCATTTCCGCTACAGCAGTGAAGGTGCCAGACTTGAGTGGCACTGAAATCCCTGTGACGTACAGATTACGCCATGACACGATGGAC AAAGCCAACGATACTGAGATTCTCTGTGTTTGGTGGGATTTTACTCAGGC AGAAGAGAACGGTGGATTATGGAGTAAAGATGGTTGTTCCTGGGTAGAGAAAAGTTCAAATGCAGAAAGTTCACAGTGCTATTGCAATCATACGACCAACTTCGGACTCCTTATACAAAAGCACGATATAGAG gTGACAGATTATGCGATGATCAACTTCTCCTGGGCTATACCAATAGCGGCGGGGGTGACAATAATACCAATTATCCCATTTATATTTCTGTTGCTTTATCTCAG TACGATCAATTCTAAGAGGAGACTAACGCAGATAATGTTCCTAGTGAACTTTGTGATAGCAAATCTGCTCATTGCGTGTACAAAATTAGGGAAATTCCACCTG TATGCTTGTATTGGTATCAATTTCGCGACACATTACTTCTTGGTTGCGTCATTTACTTGGTCGATGGTAGTCAGCTTAGTTCTATTCACGAGATTGGTTCACTGTATTCGACGGGAGATGAAGACCTGGCAATGCCTGCTAATTGGTTTAG TTTTCCCTCTTTTACCAGTGAGTGGTATGGGTGGATACAAATACCTTGAATATGGTGTCTGGCGATG GTGTTGGATCAATTATGACAGCTACATTTTGTATGCCTACGTTGGTCCGATTGGCCTGACATGTCTG TTTTCTCTAATTTGTCAACTAATTTCATTGCGTGCGTTACACGCCGCCTCCAAGTTGCCACTCTTTGTGAGGGAAAAAGAAGAGGTCTTTAGAATCAG GGGCACATGCTTCTGCTTCCTGGTTATTCAGTTAGTACAGATTATTTTCGTCGGTCTCTTGTACTATTGGTACACTTCAAGTTACAGGGATTACCTAGGTTGGGTTTTGGTGATTTTGTTCGCCCTCCGTGGATACGTGATTGTCTACGCTGAATTGAAATTCAATAAAGAG CTGAAAATTGCCTGGAAGCTGAAAAAGAACCCACCTAAGGTGTTAGAAGACCATCACGATATTTGG GCGGATGATATTGACCAAGACAACCACGAAGAGGAATACAAAAATGGCGCCAGGCGAAAGTTTCAAAGGGACGACACAA AGATGTCCGTGGATGACATCGATGAACATGATGCAGACAGTGTTTACTCATCCAGACCTGGCACTCGAAAT TCTATCGCCACTGTTCAGGGTTTGGACGTCAAATACGTTCCACAGAAGACCAACTACTTCGCAAAATTGAAGCAGATGCAAGAAAGATCTGAAAATGATCAATTGCAACCTCTTAACCGCGATTACCGCCAAGCAGACGGTGAGAGTCGAGGGCGTAATTCAGCTGCAAGTCAAGGGCGTCGCTCGACAGAAATGGTCGCCTCGAAGAAGCCTAAACCCGGTCGATCATCCGGTAAAGATGACGCTAGGCTCCCCTCCGGAAGCTACgtaaacagaaagaagaaatcAGTGTCGAAATTGGCTGAAAATCTGCCAAAAAGCCCCGCTCCTAAGACCCCCATCATGCTGCATACTCCTAGACTCCCTGGCTCGCCTGATGACCCAGAGGAATTCGATCTGGAGGTGACGAGTCCAAACGGTAGGAGAACTGGTGATGGAGCTAGTCCTCTGGATACGGAGCGAAAATCACCAGAAGGGTACAGCGGGGAAGATGATGGGTATGATAACGAAGGGTATGATGAGGAAGGGGAGTATTATGATTACGATGATTATGAAGATGGAGAGTATGATGAAGACTATGATGGGGAATACTACGAAGGCGAGGAGTACACAGATGAATATGATTGA
- the LOC139965703 gene encoding uncharacterized protein isoform X2, translated as MSGRWLPVLLVFITVKFHIANGNDNTTEDTATTQDAFTPGPMAKDQRLEALAIELNERRSQSFNLSIYSVSSDYDGVPLSILEQVYFTSDYLMNVTSRPTFTTIEEIVRTLSIVIDVLDDPTVAMTTHEVLCTTQLVEDITTMIFLEMTASDFDDFGIFSTIMSSIIEICDALIDVKQHHNWDDIRTVYPGVSMVVGIVDTVSLTVANMLQVPGSIYSNVKNIEFSLQLDVWSNFSDSDWILQVNDGEGIAVPKPIIKTIEFEDDEVVALVAVFYRNVSQLMGKNVTKKSVSNEILTNSNYKPALLAFDVISATAVKVPDLSGTEIPVTYRLRHDTMDKANDTEILCVWWDFTQAEENGGLWSKDGCSWVEKSSNAESSQCYCNHTTNFGLLIQKHDIEVTDYAMINFSWAIPIAAGVTIIPIIPFIFLLLYLSTINSKRRLTQIMFLVNFVIANLLIACTKLGKFHLYACIGINFATHYFLVASFTWSMVVSLVLFTRLVHCIRREMKTWQCLLIGLVFPLLPVSGMGGYKYLEYGVWRWCWINYDSYILYAYVGPIGLTCLFSLICQLISLRALHAASKLPLFVREKEEVFRIRGTCFCFLVIQLVQIIFVGLLYYWYTSSYRDYLGWVLVILFALRGYVIVYAELKFNKELKIAWKLKKNPPKVLEDHHDIWADDIDQDNHEEEYKNGARRKFQRDDTKMSVDDIDEHDADSVYSSRPGTRNSIATVQGLDVKYVPQKTNYFAKLKQMQERSENDQLQPLNRDYRQADGESRGRNSAASQGRRSTEMVASKKPKPGRSSGKDDARLPSGSYVNRKKKSVSKLAENLPKSPAPKTPIMLHTPRLPGSPDDPEEFDLEVTSPNGRRTGDGASPLDTERKSPEGYSGEDDGYDNEGYDEEGEYYDYDDYEDGEYDEDYDGEYYEGEEYTDEYD; from the exons ATGTCTGGAAGGTGGCTACCAGTCCTGTTAGTATTTATCACAG TAAAGTTTCATATTGCCAATGGCAATGACAACACGACGGAGGATACCGCTACAACTCAAGATGCTTTTACCCCGGGGCCAATGGCCAAGGACCAGCGACTGGAGGCCTTGGCCATAGAACTGAACGAAAGACGCTCTCAGTCCTTCAACCTGAGTATTTATTCCGTCTCTAGCGATTACGATGGTGTGCCTCTGTCT ATACTTGAACAAGTCTACTTTACGAGTGACTACCTCATGAATGTCACTTCCCGTCCTACATTCACGACTATTGAAGAGATCGTTAGGACGCTCTCTATAGTCATTGACGTCCTGGATGATCCCACGGTTGCCATGACTACCCACGAAGTGCTCTGTACAACTCAACTTGTCGAAGATATTACCACGATGATATTCTTAGAAATGACTGCATCAGATTTTGACGATTTTGGTATATTTTCTACGATCATGTCG AGCATCATAGAAATATGCGACGCCCTTATCGATGTGAAGCAACATCATAACTGGGATGACATTAGAACG GTTTACCCCGGTGTATCGATGGTTGTCGGCATTGTAGATACGGTGTCTCTTACGGTTGCTAATATGCTACAAGTACCGGGCTCTATTTATTCCAACGTCAAAAACATCG AGTTTTCTCTACAGTTGGATGTATGGAGTAATTTCAGCGACTCTGACTGGATTCTACAAGTCAATGATGGTGAGGGTATTGCAGTACCGAAACCAATCATAAAAACTATCGAATTTGAAG ATGACGAGGTTGTAGCCCTTGTTGCAGTCTTCTACAGGAATGTCTCGCAACTTATGGGGAAAAACGTCACAAAGAAGTCGGTATCCAATGAGATTTTAACAAACAG TAATTACAAACCAGCTCTGTTGGCTTTTGACGTCATTTCCGCTACAGCAGTGAAGGTGCCAGACTTGAGTGGCACTGAAATCCCTGTGACGTACAGATTACGCCATGACACGATGGAC AAAGCCAACGATACTGAGATTCTCTGTGTTTGGTGGGATTTTACTCAGGC AGAAGAGAACGGTGGATTATGGAGTAAAGATGGTTGTTCCTGGGTAGAGAAAAGTTCAAATGCAGAAAGTTCACAGTGCTATTGCAATCATACGACCAACTTCGGACTCCTTATACAAAAGCACGATATAGAG gTGACAGATTATGCGATGATCAACTTCTCCTGGGCTATACCAATAGCGGCGGGGGTGACAATAATACCAATTATCCCATTTATATTTCTGTTGCTTTATCTCAG TACGATCAATTCTAAGAGGAGACTAACGCAGATAATGTTCCTAGTGAACTTTGTGATAGCAAATCTGCTCATTGCGTGTACAAAATTAGGGAAATTCCACCTG TATGCTTGTATTGGTATCAATTTCGCGACACATTACTTCTTGGTTGCGTCATTTACTTGGTCGATGGTAGTCAGCTTAGTTCTATTCACGAGATTGGTTCACTGTATTCGACGGGAGATGAAGACCTGGCAATGCCTGCTAATTGGTTTAG TTTTCCCTCTTTTACCAGTGAGTGGTATGGGTGGATACAAATACCTTGAATATGGTGTCTGGCGATG GTGTTGGATCAATTATGACAGCTACATTTTGTATGCCTACGTTGGTCCGATTGGCCTGACATGTCTG TTTTCTCTAATTTGTCAACTAATTTCATTGCGTGCGTTACACGCCGCCTCCAAGTTGCCACTCTTTGTGAGGGAAAAAGAAGAGGTCTTTAGAATCAG GGGCACATGCTTCTGCTTCCTGGTTATTCAGTTAGTACAGATTATTTTCGTCGGTCTCTTGTACTATTGGTACACTTCAAGTTACAGGGATTACCTAGGTTGGGTTTTGGTGATTTTGTTCGCCCTCCGTGGATACGTGATTGTCTACGCTGAATTGAAATTCAATAAAGAG CTGAAAATTGCCTGGAAGCTGAAAAAGAACCCACCTAAGGTGTTAGAAGACCATCACGATATTTGG GCGGATGATATTGACCAAGACAACCACGAAGAGGAATACAAAAATGGCGCCAGGCGAAAGTTTCAAAGGGACGACACAA AGATGTCCGTGGATGACATCGATGAACATGATGCAGACAGTGTTTACTCATCCAGACCTGGCACTCGAAAT TCTATCGCCACTGTTCAGGGTTTGGACGTCAAATACGTTCCACAGAAGACCAACTACTTCGCAAAATTGAAGCAGATGCAAGAAAGATCTGAAAATGATCAATTGCAACCTCTTAACCGCGATTACCGCCAAGCAGACGGTGAGAGTCGAGGGCGTAATTCAGCTGCAAGTCAAGGGCGTCGCTCGACAGAAATGGTCGCCTCGAAGAAGCCTAAACCCGGTCGATCATCCGGTAAAGATGACGCTAGGCTCCCCTCCGGAAGCTACgtaaacagaaagaagaaatcAGTGTCGAAATTGGCTGAAAATCTGCCAAAAAGCCCCGCTCCTAAGACCCCCATCATGCTGCATACTCCTAGACTCCCTGGCTCGCCTGATGACCCAGAGGAATTCGATCTGGAGGTGACGAGTCCAAACGGTAGGAGAACTGGTGATGGAGCTAGTCCTCTGGATACGGAGCGAAAATCACCAGAAGGGTACAGCGGGGAAGATGATGGGTATGATAACGAAGGGTATGATGAGGAAGGGGAGTATTATGATTACGATGATTATGAAGATGGAGAGTATGATGAAGACTATGATGGGGAATACTACGAAGGCGAGGAGTACACAGATGAATATGATTGA